One Solanum lycopersicum chromosome 4, SLM_r2.1 DNA window includes the following coding sequences:
- the LOC101247316 gene encoding BEL1-like homeodomain protein 4 isoform X2 gives MSHSFHQHQGFYNFSNVYERSATTTTKHEDMLRVQGFEPQQVEVAAADVEPPPTATVYDDGGMLTEIISYPSAWRKTATEILDDQIQSSNYRSWPQKEQQHLQQQQQLLPQSIINDTELPLMNPHIKPSSPPRSSSSLHMLLPNSVDTNNLLHHQGFHLLNPAPVETPSQFTWVPGSSSGEDNSARIGRVVDGQGLSLSLSRNFEAAAKLEDLRIGNGEIYLHNNQGLLGPMNNNNNHHHHHHHQLLHSGVIMDHRTPPHPHPLPPHSSTGHHHQIHVGYAASSPRISNALRNSRYVKATQELLEEFCCVGRGNFKNQRVKKLDDDQNPNSNSESEDHRGPSKDNHPPLSAAERSEYQRRKIKLLSMLDEAYARYTRYCEQMQAMVNSFDSVIGYGAAAPYTALAQKAMSRHFRCIKDAIVGQLKQTCKYLGEKDVTGTSGLTKGETPRLKMLDQKLRQQKALHQMGMLDSDAWRPQRGLPERSVNVLRAWLFEHFLHPYPSEADKHLLSRQTGLSKNQVSNWFINARVRLWKPMVEEMYQQETKEEETDQEEEQEQQQQEKQAQIPMHNMATSPAAATTKTTTMSISSSVRSKFNANERDPSENIINYRQYALGNQLVMLQSDDTATASTSNHHYFTAVDAVDLVADPNAVNTAAFGSQQAGDVSLTLGLRHSENVPRKPAQFQLRDFGAY, from the exons ATGTCACACAGCTTTCATCAACACCAAGGATTTTACAATTTCTCAAATGTATATGAGAGATCTGCAACGACGACGACGAAGCATGAAGATATGTTAAGAGTACAAGGCTTTGAGCCACAGCAAGTTGAAGTAGCAGCGGCGGATGTTGAGCCGCCGCCTACTGCAACGGTTTATGACGATGGTGGAATGTTGACGGAGATTATCAGCTACCCATCTGCGTGGCGGAAAACCGCCACGGAGATATTGGATGATCAGATCCAATCGAGTAATTATCGATCGTGGCCACAAAAGGAGCAGCAGCATCttcagcagcagcagcaactTCTTCCACAATCAATAATAAACGATACTGag CTTCCTCTAATGAATCCTCATATTAAACCGTCATCTCCGCCTCGCTCTTCATCTTCACTTCACATGTTACTTCCAAACTCAGTAGACACAAAcaatcttcttcatcatcaagGATTTCACTTGCTTAATCCAGCACCAGTGGAAACTCCGTCTCAATTCACATGGGTTCcag GTAGTAGTAGTGGAGAGGACAATTCCGCTAGGATTGGAAGGGTTGTGGATGGTCAAGGTCTTTCCTTATCGCTTTCTAGAAATTTCGAAGCTGCTGCAAAATTGGAAGACTTGAGAATCGGAAACGGTGAAATTTACTTGCATAATAATCAAGGACTATTAGGTCCGATgaataacaacaataatcaccatcaccatcaccaccatCAACTGTTACATTCAGGAGTAATTATGGATCATCGTACTcctcctcatcctcatcctctTCCTCCTCACTCTAGTACGGGTCATCATCATCAAATTCATGTTGGATACGCAGCATCATCACCAAGAATATCAAATGCTCTAAGAAATTCGCGATATGTAAAAGCTACACAAGAGCTACTTGAAGAATTTTGCTGTGTAGGTAGgggaaatttcaaaaatcaaaggGTGAAGAAATTAGACGATGATCAAAACCCTAATTCCAACTCGGAGAGTGAAGATCATCGTGGTCCCTCCAAAGATAATCATCCTCCATTATCAGCTGCTGAGAGATCTGAATATCAACGGAGGAAAATCAAGTTGTTATCTATGCTCGATGAGGCAT ATGCAAGGTACACGCGTTACTGTGAGCAAATGCAGGCGATGGTGAATTCATTCGATTCAGTAATCGGTTACGGTGCAGCAGCTCCATACACAGCGTTAGCTCAGAAGGCGATGTCGAGGCATTTCCGATGTATAAAGGATGCGATTGTTGGTCAATTGAAACAGACTTGTAAGTATTTGGGGGAGAAAGATGTGACGGGAACGAGTGGGTTAACAAAAGGGGAAACACCGAGGTTGAAAATGCTTGATCAGAAATTGAGGCAACAGAAGGCATTACATCAAATGGGAATGTTGGATTCTGATGCTTGGAGGCCGCAAAGAGGATTGCCTGAGAGATCTGTTAATGTTTTAAGGGCATGGCTTTTTGAGCATTTTCTTCACCC GTATCCAAGTGAAGCAGACAAGCATTTGTTGTCCAGACAGACTGGTTTATCTAAAAATCAG GTATCAAATTGGTTCATAAATGCTAGGGTTCGATTGTGGAAACCTATGGTGGAAGAGATGTATCAACAagaaaccaaagaagaagaaacagatcaagaagaagaacaagagcaacaacaacaagaaaaacaaGCACAAATCCCGATGCACAACATGGCTACATCaccagcagcagcaacaacaaaaacaacaacaatgtcAATATCATCATCAGTAAGATCCAAATTTAATGCTAATGAAAGAGACCCTTCAGAAAACATCATCAATTATAGGCAGTACGCCTTGGGAAACCAACTAGTAATGCTCCAATCAGACGACACCGCAACCGCGTCCACCTCTAATCATCATTACTTTACAGCGGTGGACGCAGTTGATTTGGTGGCTGATCCAAATGCGGTCAATACGGCCGCATTTGGATCTCAGCAAGCTGGAGATGTGTCACTCACATTGGGACTAAGGCACTCAGAAAATGTACCAAGGAAGCCAGCACAATTTCAATTAAGAGACTTTGGAgcttattaa
- the LOC101247316 gene encoding BEL1-like homeodomain protein 4 isoform X1, with the protein MSHSFHQHQGFYNFSNVYERSATTTTKHEDMLRVQGFEPQQVEVAAADVEPPPTATVYDDGGMLTEIISYPSAWRKTATEILDDQIQSSNYRSWPQKEQQHLQQQQQLLPQSIINDTELPLMNPHIKPSSPPRSSSSLHMLLPNSVDTNNLLHHQGFHLLNPAPVETPSQFTWVPGSSSGEDNSARIGRVVDGQGLSLSLSRNFEAAAKLEDLRIGNGEIYLHNNQGLLGPMNNNNNHHHHHHHQLLHSGVIMDHRTPPHPHPLPPHSSTGHHHQIHVGYAASSPRISNALRNSRYVKATQELLEEFCCVGRGNFKNQRVKKLDDDQNPNSNSESEDHRGPSKDNHPPLSAAERSEYQRRKIKLLSMLDEVDARYTRYCEQMQAMVNSFDSVIGYGAAAPYTALAQKAMSRHFRCIKDAIVGQLKQTCKYLGEKDVTGTSGLTKGETPRLKMLDQKLRQQKALHQMGMLDSDAWRPQRGLPERSVNVLRAWLFEHFLHPYPSEADKHLLSRQTGLSKNQVSNWFINARVRLWKPMVEEMYQQETKEEETDQEEEQEQQQQEKQAQIPMHNMATSPAAATTKTTTMSISSSVRSKFNANERDPSENIINYRQYALGNQLVMLQSDDTATASTSNHHYFTAVDAVDLVADPNAVNTAAFGSQQAGDVSLTLGLRHSENVPRKPAQFQLRDFGAY; encoded by the exons ATGTCACACAGCTTTCATCAACACCAAGGATTTTACAATTTCTCAAATGTATATGAGAGATCTGCAACGACGACGACGAAGCATGAAGATATGTTAAGAGTACAAGGCTTTGAGCCACAGCAAGTTGAAGTAGCAGCGGCGGATGTTGAGCCGCCGCCTACTGCAACGGTTTATGACGATGGTGGAATGTTGACGGAGATTATCAGCTACCCATCTGCGTGGCGGAAAACCGCCACGGAGATATTGGATGATCAGATCCAATCGAGTAATTATCGATCGTGGCCACAAAAGGAGCAGCAGCATCttcagcagcagcagcaactTCTTCCACAATCAATAATAAACGATACTGag CTTCCTCTAATGAATCCTCATATTAAACCGTCATCTCCGCCTCGCTCTTCATCTTCACTTCACATGTTACTTCCAAACTCAGTAGACACAAAcaatcttcttcatcatcaagGATTTCACTTGCTTAATCCAGCACCAGTGGAAACTCCGTCTCAATTCACATGGGTTCcag GTAGTAGTAGTGGAGAGGACAATTCCGCTAGGATTGGAAGGGTTGTGGATGGTCAAGGTCTTTCCTTATCGCTTTCTAGAAATTTCGAAGCTGCTGCAAAATTGGAAGACTTGAGAATCGGAAACGGTGAAATTTACTTGCATAATAATCAAGGACTATTAGGTCCGATgaataacaacaataatcaccatcaccatcaccaccatCAACTGTTACATTCAGGAGTAATTATGGATCATCGTACTcctcctcatcctcatcctctTCCTCCTCACTCTAGTACGGGTCATCATCATCAAATTCATGTTGGATACGCAGCATCATCACCAAGAATATCAAATGCTCTAAGAAATTCGCGATATGTAAAAGCTACACAAGAGCTACTTGAAGAATTTTGCTGTGTAGGTAGgggaaatttcaaaaatcaaaggGTGAAGAAATTAGACGATGATCAAAACCCTAATTCCAACTCGGAGAGTGAAGATCATCGTGGTCCCTCCAAAGATAATCATCCTCCATTATCAGCTGCTGAGAGATCTGAATATCAACGGAGGAAAATCAAGTTGTTATCTATGCTCGATGAG GTAGATGCAAGGTACACGCGTTACTGTGAGCAAATGCAGGCGATGGTGAATTCATTCGATTCAGTAATCGGTTACGGTGCAGCAGCTCCATACACAGCGTTAGCTCAGAAGGCGATGTCGAGGCATTTCCGATGTATAAAGGATGCGATTGTTGGTCAATTGAAACAGACTTGTAAGTATTTGGGGGAGAAAGATGTGACGGGAACGAGTGGGTTAACAAAAGGGGAAACACCGAGGTTGAAAATGCTTGATCAGAAATTGAGGCAACAGAAGGCATTACATCAAATGGGAATGTTGGATTCTGATGCTTGGAGGCCGCAAAGAGGATTGCCTGAGAGATCTGTTAATGTTTTAAGGGCATGGCTTTTTGAGCATTTTCTTCACCC GTATCCAAGTGAAGCAGACAAGCATTTGTTGTCCAGACAGACTGGTTTATCTAAAAATCAG GTATCAAATTGGTTCATAAATGCTAGGGTTCGATTGTGGAAACCTATGGTGGAAGAGATGTATCAACAagaaaccaaagaagaagaaacagatcaagaagaagaacaagagcaacaacaacaagaaaaacaaGCACAAATCCCGATGCACAACATGGCTACATCaccagcagcagcaacaacaaaaacaacaacaatgtcAATATCATCATCAGTAAGATCCAAATTTAATGCTAATGAAAGAGACCCTTCAGAAAACATCATCAATTATAGGCAGTACGCCTTGGGAAACCAACTAGTAATGCTCCAATCAGACGACACCGCAACCGCGTCCACCTCTAATCATCATTACTTTACAGCGGTGGACGCAGTTGATTTGGTGGCTGATCCAAATGCGGTCAATACGGCCGCATTTGGATCTCAGCAAGCTGGAGATGTGTCACTCACATTGGGACTAAGGCACTCAGAAAATGTACCAAGGAAGCCAGCACAATTTCAATTAAGAGACTTTGGAgcttattaa
- the LOC101247614 gene encoding protein DA1 isoform X2 produces MGWLNKIFRGSSHKVSEGQYDWRCEGHTEEDDPSTAEDSWSEIEEIDRAIAISLSEEEQKGKIVIDSESQLKEDEQLARALQESLNVESPPQHVSRNDHGGGNVYGNGNFYHPVPFPYSASFRVCAGCSTEIGHGRFLSCMGAVWHPECFRCHACNQPISDYEFSMSGNYPYHKTCYKEHYHPKCDVCKHFIPTNAAGLIEYRAHPFWSQKYCPFHEHDGTPRCCSCERMEPRDTRYIALDDGRKLCLECLDSAIMDTSQCQPLYYDIQEFYEGLNMKVEQKVPLLLVERQALNEAMDGERHGYHHMPETRGLCLSEEQTISTIQRRPRIGAGNRVMDMRTEPYKLTRRCEVTAILILYGLPRLLTGSILAHEMMHAWLRLRGYRTLSQDVEEGICQVLAHMWLETQITSISSSNGGASTSSGMSSSKQGIRSPFERKLGDFFKHQIESDTSPIYGNGFRAGNQAVLKYGLERTLDHIRMTGTFPY; encoded by the exons ATGGGCTGGTTGAACAAAATTTTTAGAGGTTCTAGCCATAAAGTTTCGGAAGGCCAATATGACTGGAGATGTGAAGGACATACAGAGGAGGATGACCCATCTACAGCAGAG GACTCTTGGTCAGAGATTGAAGAAATAGATCGAGCTATTGCTATATCTCTCTCGGAGGAGGAACAGAAAGGGAAAATTGTGATTG ATAGTGAATCACAACTGAAAGAAGATGAACAACTTGCAAGAGCTCTGCAGGAAAGCTTGAATGTCGAATCTCCACCTCAGCATGTAAGCAGAAATGATCACGGAGGCGGGAATGTATATGGGAATGGAAACTTCTATCATCCAGTACCTTTCCCATATTCTGCAAGCTTTAG GGTATGTGCAGGTTGCAGCACTGAAATAGGCCATGGACGATTTTTGAGTTGCATGGGAGCGGTATGGCATCCAGAGTGCTTTAGATGCCACGCCTGTAACCAGCCAATATCTGATTATGAG TTCTCAATGTCTGGGAACTATCCCTATCACAAAACATGCTACAAGGAGCATTATCACCCGAAATGTGATGTGTGCAAACACTTT ATTCCAACAAATGCAGCTGGGCTTATTGAATACAGAGCACATCCATTTTGGTCCCAGAAGTATTGTCCTTTTCATGAGCATGATGGAACACCCCGTTGCTGTAGCTGTGAGCGAATGGAG CCACGGGATACAAGATATATTGCCCTTGATGATGGTCGAAAGCTCTGTCTAGAGTGCTTGGACTCTGCGATAATGGATACGAGTCAGTGTCAGCCCCTTTATTATGATATACAAGAATTCTATGAAGGGCTAAATATGAAAGTAGAGCAGAAAGTTCCTTTGCTTCTGGTTGAGAGACAAGCATTGAATGAGGCTATGGATGGAGAGAGACAT GGTTATCACCACATGCCCGAGACAAGAGGACTTTGCCTTTCTGAGGAACAAACTATCAGCACT ATACAAAGACGGCCAAGAATAGGAGCTGGAAATCGGGTTATGGACATGAGAACGGAACCTTATAAATTGACACGCCGCTGTGAAGTGACTGcaattcttattttatatggTCTACCAAG GTTGCTGACTGGGTCAATACTTGCGCATGAGATGATGCATGCGTGGCTTCGACTAAGAG GTTATCGAACTCTTAGCCAAGACGTTGAAGAAGGCATTTGCCAGGTACTAGCACATATGTGGTTAGAAACCCAAATTACGTCCATATCAAGCAGCAATGGAGGGGCTTCAACCTCATCaggcatgtcatcatcaaaGCAGGGGATTAGATCTCCTTTCGAGAGGAAACTCGGGGATTTTTTCAAACACCAGATTGAATCAGACACTTCGCCAATTTATGGAAACGGATTCAGAGCTGGTAACCAAGCAGTGCTTAAATACGGACTAGAAAGGACGTTGGATCATATTCGGATGACAGGAACCTTTCCTTATTAA
- the LOC101247614 gene encoding protein DA1 isoform X1 — translation MGGKSIAENEPIAFHLMGWLNKIFRGSSHKVSEGQYDWRCEGHTEEDDPSTAEDSWSEIEEIDRAIAISLSEEEQKGKIVIDSESQLKEDEQLARALQESLNVESPPQHVSRNDHGGGNVYGNGNFYHPVPFPYSASFRVCAGCSTEIGHGRFLSCMGAVWHPECFRCHACNQPISDYEFSMSGNYPYHKTCYKEHYHPKCDVCKHFIPTNAAGLIEYRAHPFWSQKYCPFHEHDGTPRCCSCERMEPRDTRYIALDDGRKLCLECLDSAIMDTSQCQPLYYDIQEFYEGLNMKVEQKVPLLLVERQALNEAMDGERHGYHHMPETRGLCLSEEQTISTIQRRPRIGAGNRVMDMRTEPYKLTRRCEVTAILILYGLPRLLTGSILAHEMMHAWLRLRGYRTLSQDVEEGICQVLAHMWLETQITSISSSNGGASTSSGMSSSKQGIRSPFERKLGDFFKHQIESDTSPIYGNGFRAGNQAVLKYGLERTLDHIRMTGTFPY, via the exons atggGTG GTAAAAGTATTGCCGAGAATGAACCAATAGCATTTCACCTCATGGGCTGGTTGAACAAAATTTTTAGAGGTTCTAGCCATAAAGTTTCGGAAGGCCAATATGACTGGAGATGTGAAGGACATACAGAGGAGGATGACCCATCTACAGCAGAG GACTCTTGGTCAGAGATTGAAGAAATAGATCGAGCTATTGCTATATCTCTCTCGGAGGAGGAACAGAAAGGGAAAATTGTGATTG ATAGTGAATCACAACTGAAAGAAGATGAACAACTTGCAAGAGCTCTGCAGGAAAGCTTGAATGTCGAATCTCCACCTCAGCATGTAAGCAGAAATGATCACGGAGGCGGGAATGTATATGGGAATGGAAACTTCTATCATCCAGTACCTTTCCCATATTCTGCAAGCTTTAG GGTATGTGCAGGTTGCAGCACTGAAATAGGCCATGGACGATTTTTGAGTTGCATGGGAGCGGTATGGCATCCAGAGTGCTTTAGATGCCACGCCTGTAACCAGCCAATATCTGATTATGAG TTCTCAATGTCTGGGAACTATCCCTATCACAAAACATGCTACAAGGAGCATTATCACCCGAAATGTGATGTGTGCAAACACTTT ATTCCAACAAATGCAGCTGGGCTTATTGAATACAGAGCACATCCATTTTGGTCCCAGAAGTATTGTCCTTTTCATGAGCATGATGGAACACCCCGTTGCTGTAGCTGTGAGCGAATGGAG CCACGGGATACAAGATATATTGCCCTTGATGATGGTCGAAAGCTCTGTCTAGAGTGCTTGGACTCTGCGATAATGGATACGAGTCAGTGTCAGCCCCTTTATTATGATATACAAGAATTCTATGAAGGGCTAAATATGAAAGTAGAGCAGAAAGTTCCTTTGCTTCTGGTTGAGAGACAAGCATTGAATGAGGCTATGGATGGAGAGAGACAT GGTTATCACCACATGCCCGAGACAAGAGGACTTTGCCTTTCTGAGGAACAAACTATCAGCACT ATACAAAGACGGCCAAGAATAGGAGCTGGAAATCGGGTTATGGACATGAGAACGGAACCTTATAAATTGACACGCCGCTGTGAAGTGACTGcaattcttattttatatggTCTACCAAG GTTGCTGACTGGGTCAATACTTGCGCATGAGATGATGCATGCGTGGCTTCGACTAAGAG GTTATCGAACTCTTAGCCAAGACGTTGAAGAAGGCATTTGCCAGGTACTAGCACATATGTGGTTAGAAACCCAAATTACGTCCATATCAAGCAGCAATGGAGGGGCTTCAACCTCATCaggcatgtcatcatcaaaGCAGGGGATTAGATCTCCTTTCGAGAGGAAACTCGGGGATTTTTTCAAACACCAGATTGAATCAGACACTTCGCCAATTTATGGAAACGGATTCAGAGCTGGTAACCAAGCAGTGCTTAAATACGGACTAGAAAGGACGTTGGATCATATTCGGATGACAGGAACCTTTCCTTATTAA
- the LOC101265435 gene encoding putative pentatricopeptide repeat-containing protein At1g19290 produces MAATVKVAKPIFCTCHLQLRYATHSPATNRPHELADRICRLLILQRYAAVDSLKFDFSNNLVDSVLVKLKLHPDASLHFFKLASGRQFFRPHVVSYCRIVHILSRGRMFDEARFYLSELLELSRNKKPVSFVWDELVTVYREFKFSPTVFDMVLKIYAKKGLVKNALYVFDNMPKCGRVPSLGSCNSLLNSLVKKGDFFTVFSVYDQMIKMGFSPDIYTCTIMVNAYCKDGKVDKAETFVEEIEKMGLELSIATYHSLINGYVEKKDLKGVERVLRVIDKRGISRNIVTFTLLIKVYCRLCKMEEAEKVFREMKEVDEQVYVVLIDGFCQMGKMDDALRIQDELLRSGFNMNLFICNSLINGYCKAGKISNAEQVVRSMIDWTLQPDSYSYHTLLDGYCREGLMQNAFNLCDEMIQSGINPTVVTYNTLLKGLSREGAIADALHLWNLMLKRGVIPDAVGYSTLLDLFLNMGEFEKALVWWKHILARGHHTKSRILLNTMLKGFCKMGKMVEAELLFNKMEEFGCSPDGVTYRTLSDGYCKAGEIEKALKLKDVMELQNIPASVENFNSLISGVIKAGMFSKVKDLLSEMHDRELAPDVVTYGALIAGWFKEGLPEKVFKTYFDMRENGLNPNVIIVSSIVKGLYKLGRTDDANMLLQKILDVKLYPDLKHIYGFSNVKTGLPDTQKIADSFDENATKCVVPNNVLYNIVVAGLCKLGKIDDARDVMNHFSLKGFTPDEFTYCTLVHGMSSVGKVNEAFNLRDEMITKDLVPNIAVYNALINGLCKAGNIERALSLFNKLHSKGLSPNVITFNTLIDGCYKIGKTSEAVQLLKRMTEEENLLS; encoded by the coding sequence ATGGCGGCGACAGTAAAAGTAGCAAAACCAATTTTCTGTACTTGTCATCTCCAGCTCCGATATGCCACCCATTCTCCGGCGACTAACCGACCACACGAACTCGCTGATAGAATATGCCGTCTTTTGATTCTCCAGCGTTATGCAGCAGTAGACAGTCTCAAATTCGATTTCTCCAACAATCTTGTCGACTCTGTTCTTGTAAAACTCAAACTTCATCCTGATGCTTCATTGCATTTCTTCAAATTAGCTTCAGGGCGACAATTTTTTAGACCCCATGTAGTATCTTACTGCAGGATAGTTCATATACTATCCAGAGGGAGAATGTTCGATGAAGCTAGGTTTTATTTATCGGAGCTTCTAGAACTTTCTAGAAATAAGAAACCTGTGTCGTTTGTTTGGGACGAATTAGTGACAGTATACAGAGAGTTCAAGTTTTCTCCTACAGTTTTTGATATGGTTTTGAAAATCTATGCGAAAAAGGGGTTGGTCAAGAATGCATTGTACGTGTTTGATAATATGCCTAAGTGTGGTCGTGTGCCTAGTTTGGGTTCTTGTAATAGTTTGTTGAATAGTTTGGTGAAAAAAGGTGATTTTTTTACTGTGTTTTCTGTATATGATCAGATGATAAAGATGGGGTTCTCACCtgatatatatacttgtaccaTAATGGTTAATGCGTATTGTAAGGATGGGAAGGTTGACAAAGCTGAAACTTTTGTTGAAGAAATTGAGAAGATGGGTTTAGAGTTGAGTATTGCTACTTATCATAGTTTGATTAATGGGTATGTGGAGAAAAAGGATCTTAAGGGTGTCGAAAGAGTGTTGAGGGTGATAGATAAAAGAGGAATTTCAAGAAATATAGTTACTTTCACGTTATTGATTAAGGTTTATTGCAGGCTGTGTAAGATGGAAGAAGCAGAGAAAGTGTTCAGAGAAATGAAGGAGGTGGATGAGCAGGTGTATGTCGTGTTAATTGATGGGTTTTGTCAGATGGGGAAAATGGATGATGCGCTTAGGATCCAGGATGAGTTGCTGAGATCAGGGTTTAACATGAATCTGTTTATCTGTAATTCCTTGATAAATGGATACTGCAAAGCTGGTAAAATAAGCAATGCCGAACAGGTTGTTAGGAGCATGATCGACTGGACTCTTCAACCTGATTCTTATAGTTATCATACCCTTTTAGATGGTTATTGTAGGGAAGGACTGATGCAAAATGCATTCAACCTCTGTGATGAGATGATTCAAAGTGGTATCAATCCAACAGTTGTCACTTACAACACTCTGCTAAAAGGATTAAGTCGAGAAGGGGCCATTGCTGATGCTTTGCATCTTTGGAATTTGATGCTTAAAAGAGGTGTTATTCCTGATGCAGTTGGATATAGTACTCTCTTAGATTTATTTCTTAACATGGGAGAATTTGAAAAGGCTTTGGTCTGGTGGAAACATATTCTAGCAAGAGGGCACCACACCAAAAGCAGGATTCTTCTAAATACAATGCTCAAAGGGTTCTGTAAGATGGGAAAAATGGTTGAAGCCGAGCTCCTTTTTAACAAAATGGAGGAGTTTGGCTGTTCTCCGGATGGAGTAACTTATAGGACCCTAAGTGATGGGTATTGTAAAGCAGGAGAGATTGAAAAGGCTTTAAAATTAAAGGATGTCATGGAACTGCAGAATATTCCTGCTTcggttgaaaattttaattcacttATTAGTGGAGTTATAAAGGCTGGAATGTTTAGCAAAGTCAAAGATCTTCTTAGTGAAATGCATGATAGGGAATTAGCCCCTGATGTTGTTACATATGGAGCCCTTATTGCTGGTTGGTTTAAAGAAGGATTGCCTGAGaaagtttttaaaacatattttgatATGAGAGAGAACGGATTGAATCCAAATGTCATAATAGTTAGCTCTATTGTTAAAGGATTATACAAACTTGGTAGAACAGATGATGCTAATATGCTCCTGCAGAAAATACTGGATGTAAAGTTGTATCCCGACCTGAAACATATTTACGGTTTCTCAAACGTTAAGACGGGGCTGCCTGATACACAGAAAATTGCAGATTCCTTTGATGAAAATGCAACAAAATGTGTTGTCCCCAACAATGTCCTATATAATATTGTTGTGGCAGGGTTATGCAAATTGGGGAAGATCGATGATGCAAGAGATGTCATGAACCACTTCTCACTAAAAGGTTTTACTCCCGATGAGTTTACCTACTGCACCTTGGTCCATGGTATGTCGTCGGTTGGTAAAGTTAATGAAGCTTTCAATTTGCGTGATGAGATGATAACAAAGGATCTTGTTCCAAACATTGCAGTATACAATGCTCTAATAAACGGCCTTTGTAAAGCAGGGAACATTGAACGAGCATTGAGTCTTTTCAATAAGCTTCATTCGAAAGGGTTATCTCCCAATGTTATAACTTTTAACACTCTGATAGATGGATGCTATAAGATTGGTAAAACTAGTGAAGCCGTGCAACTTCTGAAGAGAATGACAGAAGAAGAAAACCTTTTGTCATAA